A genomic window from Fibrobacterota bacterium includes:
- a CDS encoding IS3 family transposase, with translation MILRLMSEDGLRPTASLPKPYGKEKGVEHRVAKNRLDRHFMVRRVNRVWTSDITYIWTALGWVYLAVILDLFSRRIVGWSVSDKPDTALVKSALSKAIRLRRPRRWRIMFHSDQGCQYTSIELQEYLRDSGILQSMSRRGQCWDNAPTESFFGTMKQETGIARFILEDCRAVEIAMLDWIDGWYNQTRRHTTLDGCSPIEFESKKAA, from the coding sequence TTGATTCTACGCTTGATGTCCGAGGACGGCTTGAGGCCCACGGCAAGCCTTCCCAAGCCATACGGCAAGGAAAAAGGCGTTGAACATCGAGTTGCCAAAAACCGTCTGGATCGGCATTTCATGGTGAGACGGGTGAATCGAGTCTGGACGTCGGACATCACCTACATATGGACTGCCTTGGGTTGGGTTTACCTTGCGGTGATTCTTGATCTATTCTCGCGACGGATCGTCGGTTGGTCAGTCAGCGACAAGCCTGATACGGCGCTGGTCAAGAGCGCGTTATCCAAGGCGATTCGGTTGAGGCGACCGAGACGCTGGCGGATCATGTTCCACTCCGACCAAGGCTGCCAATACACGTCCATTGAGCTTCAGGAGTACCTCAGGGATTCAGGGATCCTGCAGTCAATGAGCCGGCGAGGCCAGTGCTGGGACAACGCTCCAACGGAAAGCTTCTTCGGAACCATGAAGCAGGAAACGGGCATCGCAAGGTTCATTCTGGAGGACTGCCGCGCCGTGGAGATCGCAATGCTAGATTGGATCGACGGCTGGTACAATCAGACCCGAAGGCACACCACTCTCGATGGATGCAGCCCCATCGAATTCGAATCCAAAAAGGCTGCGTAA
- a CDS encoding type II toxin-antitoxin system prevent-host-death family antitoxin, whose product MRSTTLSEARRRLPELVDLAVAGVEILLTRRGQSVARLSGISSQIPQLPSGLLFREQLLAQGLKPSKDSAVTKIRQEER is encoded by the coding sequence ATGAGATCCACAACACTCAGCGAAGCACGACGTCGCCTTCCGGAACTGGTCGACTTGGCCGTGGCAGGTGTGGAAATCCTGCTCACACGTAGAGGCCAGAGCGTCGCACGTCTTTCCGGTATTTCGTCTCAAATCCCGCAATTACCTTCCGGCTTGCTTTTCCGCGAACAGCTTCTTGCCCAAGGGCTCAAGCCGTCCAAGGATTCAGCGGTCACCAAAATCCGTCAAGAAGAGCGTTGA
- a CDS encoding transposase, whose translation MEVKAKTKRRAYDPGFKERAVKMAAESRNIAETARQLGVGYSLLNGWINAAELARSKGQGLAMALEEKARLAALEREVANLREENEILKKATAYFARDRVPPRSTPGSKG comes from the coding sequence ATGGAAGTTAAGGCCAAAACGAAGCGCCGTGCATACGATCCTGGATTCAAGGAGCGGGCGGTCAAAATGGCAGCTGAAAGCCGGAACATCGCTGAGACAGCACGTCAACTGGGGGTTGGCTACAGTCTCCTCAACGGCTGGATCAACGCCGCAGAACTTGCCCGGAGCAAGGGCCAGGGGTTGGCGATGGCCCTGGAGGAAAAAGCCCGGTTGGCAGCCCTGGAGCGGGAAGTGGCCAATCTTCGAGAGGAGAACGAGATCCTAAAAAAAGCCACGGCGTACTTCGCGAGGGATCGAGTCCCGCCGAGAAGTACGCCTGGATCCAAGGGATGA